The Polyodon spathula isolate WHYD16114869_AA unplaced genomic scaffold, ASM1765450v1 scaffolds_1434, whole genome shotgun sequence DNA segment TTAATTCCTATCGCTCATCTACTGTCAGTGAATTAAGAGTACCGGAGACACCACTGGTAAGGTCTGAGCAGAGCTGGTTGTTGGATAAGGTGCCTTTCAGAAAGGCAGTGTACATCTACCAGAGCATTCATTCTCAAACATGGACAGTCCTGCCCCCTGATCTCCATACACTTCCATGTTAAGTCCATGTAAAGTCCACTTAGTTCACCCCTCTGTGTGATATGGGCTAGAGCTGCACAGCTTGTCACCACTGTGGGTTGGAGAAGGTGATGTTGTAGAGCTTGGCCCAGCGTGCAAACACCTGCTTCTCTGTGATGAAGCGGTGGTGATTTCCCCTCTGTCCTCTCTCGTTCTGGATGAAGGTAGCACATTCATCAGGTCCCTTGGGTTCATAGTAGTGGTAAGGCAGTTTCCTGGGCTGGGATCTCTTGCTGGAAAAGAccacaaaaaatcaaaaaaacaaaaaaaacaaaacagaagtgtTTGCTGCTGGACATCCATTGACTTTCCTCtatatcacaaaaccaccacacaaccCAGGCTCTGCTTGAGAgagacccaggactgaatggcagggggtAGTTCAAGTCAAGGATTGAGGGTTGCTCCCAGTGAGAAAGCTAATGAGATCTTGCTAATGACATAGCAATAAATCTAGAGAGCACAACATTTCCAATTAAAAAGAACAATTCATTTGGGCTAATGGGAACACTTATGAAGGCATCAGCCAAAATCTGTTTGTTATATATTATGGATGAATGAACTCATTTTATATTAATCTGGAGCAGATGCCTTTAAGCCCTTACCCGCAGTAGTAAGGTGGCACCATCCCATATACATGAATGCTGTCGCACATCTCAATAGCGATCACCATGGTAAACCACCCTGTGCTCAGCCAGGAGTGAGACCTCGCCCTGCAAGAGAAACAGCCAGGGGGCATTTAGGAAGCGGCTGGCACTGCAGTTACTTTATAGTGAATGTCTTCTGATGGGGTGTTGAAAATTCCTCACCTGTCCCGGCCGGTCTCCTTGTGGAAGAGATCGTCGAATTGACGCATCCACTTGGGGGCGATGGTGAAGGTGGAGAGGTTGATGAAGGTCATGCTGACTCGCTGGATGAGCCTGAAGAGCGTGCCCTTGGAGTCCTTGCTGATCTTGCTGGGGGGCCCCCAGAAGATGATCACAGGGTCGGGGGTCTTATTGAGGAACTCCTGTGGCCGGCGGATCACCCTGTACACGCTAGAGTGTGCCACCACGCGGACCGTGGTCCGGTTCCCTGCATCTTTCTCGTAGCCAGCCGTGGGCGCGTCATTCATGCGTATAACGCACTCCGATTGGTCAATCTTGGCTCCCATGTTGCTGCCCAGGATGTGACTCGAACTGGTCACCAGGGCGCACTGGTTACAGTGGAGGTTCatagtctttaaaaaataaacagaaaataaacacataaaaaggGTCACAGAAGTCATGTCATTGCTCATCTTACTGCTCCATCAACAGTTGGCTAAGATAACCCAATCATAACCCTACATTCTTTTTATTGTCAATCATCCTCCTACTTTGCCAGCGCCCAGCACTGGCAATAATGCCCATCTACAGTGAGTGACACCAAATGCAGATACATGCCATTCCATTTTTGCTAGCCACCATTGTAGAAACTCATTTCTTGAGGGAATATTGGATCTACATTCCTGCGTCACGCTTGCCTTGTTCCCATACACAGGGAGGAAGCCGTCCTTGACCTCCCACTTCTTTAGGCTGGGCAAGGTGCGAAAATGCAGACTGGTCCTCAGAGGGGTGTTGTGGTAGTCGTTGCTGCTGTTGGAGCCATACAGGATGAGCAGGGTCATCACCAGGAACACAGCCCCAAAAATCGCCATCCTCTGCCCGCCCTGCACCCAAAGCAACAAGATAGCAGTTCAGGGACTCATGCTTCAGATTAGAGGTGCCAGCCTTTCAGTGTGGGAACCCCTACAAGCTGTGAGAGACTTCATCC contains these protein-coding regions:
- the st6galnac6 gene encoding alpha-N-acetylgalactosaminide alpha-2,6-sialyltransferase 6 isoform X1; translated protein: MGGQRMAIFGAVFLVMTLLILYGSNSSNDYHNTPLRTSLHFRTLPSLKKWEVKDGFLPVYGNKTMNLHCNQCALVTSSSHILGSNMGAKIDQSECVIRMNDAPTAGYEKDAGNRTTVRVVAHSSVYRVIRRPQEFLNKTPDPVIIFWGPPSKISKDSKGTLFRLIQRVSMTFINLSTFTIAPKWMRQFDDLFHKETGRDRARSHSWLSTGWFTMVIAIEMCDSIHVYGMVPPYYCGKRSQPRKLPYHYYEPKGPDECATFIQNERGQRGNHHRFITEKQVFARWAKLYNITFSNPQW
- the st6galnac6 gene encoding alpha-N-acetylgalactosaminide alpha-2,6-sialyltransferase 6 isoform X2, which translates into the protein MAIFGAVFLVMTLLILYGSNSSNDYHNTPLRTSLHFRTLPSLKKWEVKDGFLPVYGNKTMNLHCNQCALVTSSSHILGSNMGAKIDQSECVIRMNDAPTAGYEKDAGNRTTVRVVAHSSVYRVIRRPQEFLNKTPDPVIIFWGPPSKISKDSKGTLFRLIQRVSMTFINLSTFTIAPKWMRQFDDLFHKETGRDRARSHSWLSTGWFTMVIAIEMCDSIHVYGMVPPYYCGKRSQPRKLPYHYYEPKGPDECATFIQNERGQRGNHHRFITEKQVFARWAKLYNITFSNPQW